A portion of the Marinobacter alexandrii genome contains these proteins:
- a CDS encoding helix-turn-helix domain-containing protein gives MKTEIYFNLHPINFFIVSGIVQIFILSGILIFSKADNKRSNRLLAFLILVVNLHLTYLMLLDLNLDNLFPWLLWIPYSFLLAIGPLLFFYTCSFTRSGFKLSKKEMLHFVPLGIELILQLFQICWAILSREIYYNVPTDRIITPLIYVSASISIFYYLRRSMKEIESHEKLLVQQFSEIRKKTLQWLIKLLEYYRLFWLIWIPFAVSFLILFRGQIQNVFTIAVTYFLLTLLTYLTYWVGLQGLKKGFVMNIGDLIKNIKGGYHHLAQSEISELIAAIKTEMEKNDLFMNATLSLKEFASVLAKDPNLVSFVINTHLKKSFFELVNSYRIEAVKQRLMRNDGNRFTLLAIALECGFNSKTSFNRVFKEMTGDTPSQYLRKVSKN, from the coding sequence GTGAAAACTGAGATATACTTCAACCTGCATCCCATCAACTTTTTCATTGTTTCAGGAATAGTGCAGATTTTTATTCTCTCGGGGATTCTAATCTTTAGCAAAGCGGATAATAAACGAAGCAACCGTTTACTTGCTTTTCTAATATTGGTAGTCAATTTACATTTGACATATTTGATGCTTCTGGATTTAAATTTGGACAACCTATTTCCTTGGTTGCTGTGGATTCCATATTCATTTTTATTGGCGATAGGTCCATTGTTGTTCTTTTACACGTGCTCATTTACTCGCTCTGGTTTCAAGCTTTCGAAAAAAGAGATGCTGCACTTCGTTCCTTTGGGAATAGAGTTGATATTACAGCTCTTTCAGATATGTTGGGCAATACTTTCAAGGGAGATTTATTACAATGTGCCTACTGATCGGATCATTACACCGCTTATTTATGTCTCGGCTTCCATCTCTATATTCTATTATTTGAGAAGGTCGATGAAGGAAATTGAATCTCATGAAAAATTGTTGGTACAGCAGTTTTCGGAGATTCGGAAAAAGACGTTGCAATGGTTGATTAAGCTTTTGGAATATTACAGATTGTTTTGGTTGATCTGGATTCCATTTGCTGTGAGTTTTTTAATCCTCTTCAGAGGGCAAATTCAAAATGTATTTACAATTGCTGTTACCTATTTCCTCTTGACCCTGCTTACTTACCTTACCTATTGGGTTGGACTTCAAGGACTGAAAAAGGGGTTCGTTATGAATATTGGTGATCTAATAAAAAATATAAAAGGAGGCTATCACCATCTAGCTCAAAGTGAAATATCAGAATTAATTGCAGCGATAAAAACGGAGATGGAGAAGAACGACCTTTTCATGAATGCAACGCTCTCACTCAAAGAATTTGCCAGTGTTTTAGCCAAAGATCCGAACTTGGTTTCGTTTGTGATCAACACACATTTGAAGAAGAGTTTTTTTGAACTAGTGAATTCATATCGGATAGAAGCTGTCAAACAGAGGTTGATGAGAAATGATGGAAATAGGTTCACATTGTTGGCCATTGCATTGGAATGTGGTTTCAATTCGAAAACATCCTTTAATCGTGTTTTTAAAGAAATGACTGGAGATACACCAAGTCAATACTTAAGAAAAGTGTCAAAGAATTAG